A single window of Amyelois transitella isolate CPQ chromosome 17, ilAmyTran1.1, whole genome shotgun sequence DNA harbors:
- the LOC106143432 gene encoding glyceraldehyde-3-phosphate dehydrogenase 2 isoform X1 yields the protein MKPSIKEIMSKIGINGFGRIGRLVLRASIEKGASVVAINDPFIGLDYMVYLFKYDSTHGRFKGTVEASDGNLIVNGNKIAVFSERDPKAIPWGKAGAEYVVESTGVFTTTEKASAHLEGGAKKVIISAPSADAPMFVVGVNLEAYDPSFKVISNASCTTNCLAPLAKVIHDNFEIVEGLMTTVHATTATQKTVDGPSGKLWRDGRGAQQNIIPASTGAAKAVGKVIPALNGKLTGMAFRVPVANVSVVDLTVRLGKPASYDAIKQKVKEAAEGPLKGVLGYTEDQVVSSDFIGDTHSSIFDAAAGISLNDNFVKLISWYDNEFGYSSRVIDLIKYIQTKD from the exons ATGAAACCCTCTATTAAAG AAATCATGTCGAAGATTGGTATCAACGGATTTGGCCGCATTGGTCGCCTGGTGCTCCGCGCCTCCATTGAGAAGGGAGCCTCAGTCGTTGCCATCAATGATCCCTTCATTGGCTTGGACTACATGGTCTACCTCTTCAAGTATGATTCCACTCATGGTCGCTTCAAGGGAACCGTTGAGGCTTCTGACGGCAATCTCATTGTAAATGGAAACAAAATCGCTGTCTTCTCAGAAAGGGACCCCAAAGCCATCCCATGGGGCAAGGCTGGTGCTGAGTATGTTGTAGAATCCACAGGAGTATTCACCACTACAGAAAAGGCATCTGCCCATTTGGAAGGTGGAGCCAAGAAGGTTATCATCTCTGCCCCCAGTGCTGACGCGCCCATGTTCGTCGTCGGTGTCAACCTTGAGGCTTATGACCCCTCCTTCAAGGTCATCTCCAATGCTTCATGCACCACCAACTGCTTGGCCCCTCTTGCCAAAGTAATCCATGACAACTTCGAAATTGTTGAAGGCCTTATGACCACAGTTCACGCCACCACCGCCACCCAGAAGACTGTTGACGGTCCCTCTGGTAAACTGTGGCGTGATGGCCGTGGTGcacaacaaaatattattcctGCCTCCACCGGCGCAGCTAAAGCTGTTGGCAAAGTCATTCCCGCACTTAATGGAAAGTTGACTGGTATGGCTTTCCGCGTTCCCGTCGCCAACGTGTCTGTTGTAGATCTGACCGTCCGTCTTGGCAAGCCCGCCAGCTATGACGCCATCAAACAGAAGGTCAAGGAGGCAGCTGAAGGTCCCCTGAAGGGCGTGCTTGGATACACCGAAGACCAAGTGGTGTCTTCCGACTTCATCGGCGACACCCACTCGTCCATCTTCGACGCCGCCGCCGGCATTTCCCTCAACGACAACTTCGTCAAGCTCATCAGTTGGTACGACAACGAGTTTGGCTACTCCAGCCGTGTCATCGACCTCATCAAGTACATCCAAACCAaggattaa
- the LOC106143432 gene encoding glyceraldehyde-3-phosphate dehydrogenase 2 isoform X2, whose product MSKIGINGFGRIGRLVLRASIEKGASVVAINDPFIGLDYMVYLFKYDSTHGRFKGTVEASDGNLIVNGNKIAVFSERDPKAIPWGKAGAEYVVESTGVFTTTEKASAHLEGGAKKVIISAPSADAPMFVVGVNLEAYDPSFKVISNASCTTNCLAPLAKVIHDNFEIVEGLMTTVHATTATQKTVDGPSGKLWRDGRGAQQNIIPASTGAAKAVGKVIPALNGKLTGMAFRVPVANVSVVDLTVRLGKPASYDAIKQKVKEAAEGPLKGVLGYTEDQVVSSDFIGDTHSSIFDAAAGISLNDNFVKLISWYDNEFGYSSRVIDLIKYIQTKD is encoded by the coding sequence ATGTCGAAGATTGGTATCAACGGATTTGGCCGCATTGGTCGCCTGGTGCTCCGCGCCTCCATTGAGAAGGGAGCCTCAGTCGTTGCCATCAATGATCCCTTCATTGGCTTGGACTACATGGTCTACCTCTTCAAGTATGATTCCACTCATGGTCGCTTCAAGGGAACCGTTGAGGCTTCTGACGGCAATCTCATTGTAAATGGAAACAAAATCGCTGTCTTCTCAGAAAGGGACCCCAAAGCCATCCCATGGGGCAAGGCTGGTGCTGAGTATGTTGTAGAATCCACAGGAGTATTCACCACTACAGAAAAGGCATCTGCCCATTTGGAAGGTGGAGCCAAGAAGGTTATCATCTCTGCCCCCAGTGCTGACGCGCCCATGTTCGTCGTCGGTGTCAACCTTGAGGCTTATGACCCCTCCTTCAAGGTCATCTCCAATGCTTCATGCACCACCAACTGCTTGGCCCCTCTTGCCAAAGTAATCCATGACAACTTCGAAATTGTTGAAGGCCTTATGACCACAGTTCACGCCACCACCGCCACCCAGAAGACTGTTGACGGTCCCTCTGGTAAACTGTGGCGTGATGGCCGTGGTGcacaacaaaatattattcctGCCTCCACCGGCGCAGCTAAAGCTGTTGGCAAAGTCATTCCCGCACTTAATGGAAAGTTGACTGGTATGGCTTTCCGCGTTCCCGTCGCCAACGTGTCTGTTGTAGATCTGACCGTCCGTCTTGGCAAGCCCGCCAGCTATGACGCCATCAAACAGAAGGTCAAGGAGGCAGCTGAAGGTCCCCTGAAGGGCGTGCTTGGATACACCGAAGACCAAGTGGTGTCTTCCGACTTCATCGGCGACACCCACTCGTCCATCTTCGACGCCGCCGCCGGCATTTCCCTCAACGACAACTTCGTCAAGCTCATCAGTTGGTACGACAACGAGTTTGGCTACTCCAGCCGTGTCATCGACCTCATCAAGTACATCCAAACCAaggattaa